Part of the Streptomyces sp. NBC_01264 genome, GGGGTCGCCGGAGGCGGTGGCATCCTCGGCATGTTCCTCTCCGCCGCGCTCGTCGACGTGGCGAACTGGCGCTACCTCTTCGTCCTGCCCGTCGCCCTGGTCCTCGTGGCCCTCGTCATGTCGCTGCGCGCCGTCCCCGACTCCCGCGAGACCCCGGTCCACCCCTTCGACACCATCGGCGCGCTGACCTCCGTCGTCGCCGCGGCCGGCCTCATCTTCGCCCTCCAGGAGGGCCCGGAGCGCGGCTGGTCCGATCCCGCCACCCTGACCGGCCTCGTCGCCGGGCTGCTCGGCGCCGTCGCCTTCGTGGCCCGGGAGCTGCGGCTCCGGGACGCCGCGCTGCTCGACCTGCGGCTGTTCCGCGAGCGCGGACTGGCGGGCGGTTCGCTGACCCTCCTGATGCTCTTCGGCGTGCAGGCGGGGATCTTCGTGGTGCTCTTCCCCTTCCTCCAGGCCGTTCTGGGCTGGTCGGGCCTCAGGTCGACGCTCGCGCTGATGCCCATGGCCGTGGCCATGATGGCGGCCTCCGGCCTGGCTCCCCGGCTGACCCCGCGGATCGGTGCGCGCGTGACCATGGCGACCGGCGTCCTGCTGGCGGGCGCCGGGCTCGCCCTCATGGCGGGCATCGTCTCCGTCGACGGCGGCTACCTGTCCGTCCTTCCGGGCATGCTCGCCATGGGCATCGGGATGGGCCTGGCGATGACGCCCTCCACCGAGGCCATCACCGGCTCCCTGCCCCGGGAGCGCCAGGGCGTGGCCTCCGCGCTCAACGACGTCACCCGCGAGTTCGGCACCGCGCTGGGCGTGGCCCTGCTCGGACCGCTCCTGTCGGCCGGGTACCGAAGCTCCATCGACGGGCGGCTCGACGGCGTTCCCCGGGGCACGGCCGACGCCGCGCGGGAGGGTGTCGCCAACGCCGTCGGGGCCGCGGAGGGCGCGGGACCCGGGGCCCGGGCCCTCCTCGACGCCGCCCGGGAGTCCTTCGTCGAGGGCTGGCAGCAGGCCATGTGGGCGGGAGTGGCCGTCATGGGCGTCCTGTTCGTCCACGTCCTCGCGCGCGGCCCGAAGAGCCCGGCCCCGGCGCCCGCCGGGGATCCGGCGGCGGACCGTACGGCGGACCCCGAGGTCCTCTCCGCGAGATGACGGGGAGATTTATCCCGCTATGCCATCATCCATTTCATGAGTGAAGTGGAGATCCTCCCGCTGCGACTGCCCCACCTCGATGCCGTTCTCAATCTCGGCTACCGGTCCTTCGACGTGAAGGCGATGCCCTACACCTCCTAGTCCCTGTCCTCGGTGGCCGCGCACTGGGACGCCCAGCCGGACGCCTGCTGGATCGCCCGCGACGAGGAGGGGCTGCTCGGATTCGTCCTCGGGTCGCTGTCCTACGACGAACGGGAGGACTGGGGCTACCTGGAGTGGATCGCGCTGGAGGAACGCGCCCGGGGCCGGGGGGTGGCGAGCGCCCTGGTCGAGCACTGCTGCACCGCGCTCTTCGCGGCGGGGGCGTCCCGGATCATCACCGACGTGGAGAGCGGCAACGCGGCCTCCGCCGCGATGATGCGGCGCAACGGGTTCGCCGAGAAGGTCACCGTCACCCTCTTCGTCCGCCCGAACCCGCGGGAGCGGACCGGCACGGCCTCGCACTCCCCCCAGGACCCGGCCCGCTCCCGGCTGCGCCGCGCCGCCCGGGCGAGCGGCGGCCCGGCCACGTAGACGGCGGTCATGTAGGCGGCGGTCATGCAGGCGGCGGTCACATCGGCCTCCGGTCCGGCGCGTGCGCGCGCCCCGATGTGCGCCCGCGCGCCTCCGCGCGCCCCCGCAGCGGGGATGACCCCGGACCGGAGCCGCCCCGAACATGAACTGCCGCCACCGACAGGGGCAACTCGGCCATCACGGGGGAATCATGGGACGACGCTGGCTGGTCACGGGATGCTCCTCGGGGCTCGGACACGCACTGGCCACCGCGGCGGCCCGGGCCGGGGACGAACTGGCCGTCACCGCCCGCAAGACCGCCGACCTGGAGGACCTCGCTGCCGCCTGGCCCGGCCGCATCGTCCCGATCCCGCTCGAACTGCGCGACGACGCCTCCTGCGAGGAGGCGGTCCGCGTCGCGGTGCAGCGCCTCGGCGGCATCGACATCCTCGTCAACAACGCCGCCGTCGGGCTGTTCGGCGCGGTCGAGGAGGTCTCGGACTCCGAACTCCGCGACCAGTTGGAGACCCTGGTCGTCGGCCCCTGGCGGCTCGCACGCCTCGTCCTGCCACTGATGCGCGCCCAGGGGCACGGCCACATCCTCAACGTCTCCTCCGTGGTCGGCCGGATGGCCTTCCCGGGACTCGCCGCCTACACCGCCGGGAAGCACGCCCTCGAAGGCATGAGCCGGACCCTCGCCATGGAGGCTGCTCCCCACAACATCCGCGTCACCGTCATCGAACCGGGCATGTTCGCGACGCGCTACGGCACCTCCATGGCCGAAGCCGCGCATCGGGTCCCCGCGTACGACGCCACCAACCGCGAGATGCTCGAAGGGGCCCGGGGCCTCGCGGACAGCCCCGAGACCGGACGCCCGGAGTACTTCGCCGAGCGGGTCCTGGACATCGTCGGCGTCGAGGGCCCGACCCCCCTGCGGATCCCCGTCGGCGACGACGCCTTCGGCTACATCGACGCGGCGGAGGAGGTGGACCGCGCCGACCACGCCGCGGCCCGCCTGCTCGTACAGGGGCCGCCCCCGCAGGCCTGACCCTCGATCCACACCTTGGGATGCTCAACGCCCCTCCCCGGAAGATCTGTTGCGCGCCAGAATCGGCCGAAATTCGATCATCTCCGTGGAAACCGGGGTGGGAGTGGGTTAGTTCGAACATGTGTCAGAACCCTCAAGGAGCCCTGACCATGCGGTGATTCGGGGCTCCACCCAAGGAGCAACAGCGTGCGCATCCTCTTCACAGGCCCCGCTTCGGTGGGCCATCTGTTCCCGATGGTGCCGACGGCCCAGGCCCTCCGGGCCGCCGGGCACCAGGTGCTGTTCGCGGTCTCGGCCCCGTACGAACAGCTGCGGCGGGCCGGTCTGCCCACCGTCGAGATCGGCGACGGCTCGACGCTGCTGGACGCCTTCAAGCGCGCCTCGAACGGCTCGGACCTCAAGTTCGTCACCGACGGCAACAGCCTCGAGGACACCGAGCGGCAGGCCGCGGCCGGGTTCGCCGAACACGGGCGGGTCACCATCGACGACCTCCTCGCCCTCGCCACCGCCTGGCGGCCGGACGCCATCGTCCACGCCGCCTTCCAGGCCGCCGCACCCCTGGTCTCCGCGGCCCTCGGCATACCGGCCGTGGTCCACAACTTCGGCGTGATGTCCGGCTTCGGCATGGTCGGCCGGCTCGCCGGCCTGCTGGCGGACGAGTACACGGCCCGTGGGGTCGAAGGCCCGGCCACCCACACCGTCCTCGACGTCATACCCGCCTCCCTGGGCGGGGACGGCACCGGCTGGCGCGTCCGCTACGCCCCGTTCAACGGCGGCGGCTCCGTTCCGCGCGATCTCCTGGCCCGCGGCTCCCGGCCCCGGATCGCCATCACCCTCGGGACCGTGGTGACCGCCTTCGCGGGCGTCAACCCGGTCGCCCGGGTCGTCTCCGAGGCAGCGTCCGTCGACGCGGAGTTCCTGCTCGCGGTCGGCGACACCGATCTGGGCCCGCTCGGCACGCTGCCCGGCAACGTCCGGGCCCTGCCCTGGGTGCCGCTGGCACAGCTCCTGGAGACCGCGGACGCGATCGTGCACCACGGAGGCTCCGGCACCATGCTCACCGCCGCCGCTCTGGGCGTCCCGCAGCTGATCCTCCCGCAGGGCGCCGACCACTTCATCAACGCCGACGCCGCCACCGGCCTGGGCTTCGCCCTCCGGGCGACCGGCGACGAGGTGGACGCGGGCCTGATCGACCGCCTGCTCGGCGACGAAGCCCTGCGCAAGGGAGCCGCCGCCACCCGGGCGGAGATCTCCGCGCTCCCCTCCCCGGCCGACCTCGTCGCCTCCTTCGAGGCCATCGGACAGCCCGGAAGGTCTGAGGCCTGAGGCCACCTGAGGCCTGGGGCCTGAGGTCTGGGACCTGAGGCCCGAGGTCTGGGGCCTGAGGCCTCAGGCCGTGACCGCGGGCTTGAGGACCTCGAGGCACCACTGGCGGAAGGTCGTGGGCGCGGGCCGGCCCTGGTTCGCGTGGTCGGCGTCGTAGATGCCGTCGTTCTGGGCCGCGGCCATCTCCGCCAGGCCATCGGCCCAGGCATCGCTCATCCCGTAGCCGGCCATCGTCGTCCGGTACATGCCGAGGTCGGTCTGGAGTGCCCGGACCGGCCGCTCCAGGACCTCGGACATGGTCCGCGCCATGTCCTCGGGGGTCAGGGAGTCGCCGCTGATCAGCGGGACCTCGTCCTGGCCGCTCCAGGAGCCGTCGAGCAGCAGGCCGGCGGCGGCCTCGGCGATGTCGCGGGTGGCGACGGTCGCGAGGGGGCGGTGGACGGCGTTCGCCGTGAAGAAGGTGCCCTCCGCGATCGACGCGGCCTGGCCGAGGAGGTTCTCCATGAAGAAGGGCATGGCCAGGGCCCGGTAGTCGACTCCGGTGCCCTCGATCATCCGGTCCATGGCGAACGCGGGCGACAGCAGTCCGGCGGGCTTGCCGTAGGCGCGGCCGAGGCTGGTGATGGCGACCACCCGCTCGACGCCCGAGGTCTTGAAGGCCTCGCAGGCCGGGCGGGTGAAGTCGAGGTAGTGGGCGAGGACGTCCTCGGCCCGGGAGTCCGGCGGGACCAGCCACAGGACGCTGTCGGCGCCCTCGAACGCCTCGGCGAGCACCTCGGGGTCGCTGTGCGAGCCCCGGACGACGGCGACGCGCTCGCGGACGGCGGGATCCAGCCGGGAGGGGTCGCGCGCGATCACCCGGAGGGGGTGATCGCCCTGGGCCAGCGTGCCGAGGACCCGGTGGCCGATCCGGCCCGTGGGTGCGGTGATGACGATCATGAGGGACCTCCTGCGGGCGACGATGTTTCCACTGATAACAGAAACACGTTAGCGCGAGCGAAGCAAATCGCTAACGTCGTGCTGTTATCGTTGGAAACATGGAGAGCACCGACCGATCCGCCTCCGCGGAGAGCAATCGCGAGCGGATCCTCGCCGCCACCGCCGCACTTCTCGCGGAAGGCGGCCGGGAGGCCGTGTCGACCCGCGCGGTGAGCACCGCCGCGGGGGTCCAGGCCCCGACCATCTACCGGCTCTTCGGCGACAAGCAGGGGCTCCTCGACGCGGTGGCGGCCCACGGCTTCGCGGTCCATCTCGGCCAGAAGGCCGTACTGGAACCCAGTGGCGACCCGGTCGAGGACCTGCGGACCGGCTGGGAGCTCAACCTGTCCTTCGGGCTCGCCAACCCGGCCCTCTACGCCCTCATGTACGGCGAGCCCCGACCCGGGGAGCTGCCCCCGGCGGCCCTGGCCGCGCTGGAGATCCTCGGCGCCCACATCCACCGGATCGCCGAGGCCGGGCGGCTCCGCATCGACGAGGAGCGGGCCACCCGGCTGGTGTACGCGGTGGGCGGCGGCGCCACGCTCGCGCTCATCGCCACCCCGGAGGACCGCCGGGACCTGAGCGTCTCCCGGCTGGCGAGAGAGGCCGTCATCGCCGCGATCACGACCGACGCACCCTCGGCGACGGCCCCCGGTCCCGCCGGTGCGGCGATCGCCCTGCAGGCCCTGCTTCCGCAGACCACCGGGCTGACGCCGGGCGAGCAGCTCCTCCTCGGCGAGCTGCTCGCCCGCATCGCCGGCCCGGCCTGCGCCTGAAACGCCTCAGGCCTTCATCTCGTACGCCCCCGCCAGAGCCTCCACCCGGGCCCACACGCGCGCCGACCGGTCCGCGTCCACGGCCGGGCGGCGGACCGCGCCCAGGGCCCAGGCCTGCTGGTCCGCGGTGGCGGAGTCCTTGCCGTGCAGTTCGACGGCGTGCGCGGAGAAGTCCCGTACGAGGACGCCGAACAGCTCGTCAAGCACGTCCTCGTCCAGGCCCGTCAGGCGGGCCTGCTCCAGGACGAGCTGCCCGTGCACGACCAGGGCGAAGAGCTGGCCGACCGCCAGGAGGAGGTCGAGGTCGCGGCTCTGCCGCTCGTCGGGGGCCGCGGTCTCGACGAACGCGCAGAGGGCGTCGGCCTGTTCGCGCAGCCGGGCGACGTTGGGCACGGCGGCGTACGCCTCGTAGGCCGGGCGCCAGTCGTGGAACCGTACGGATCCGAGGCCGCGGGCCGGTCCCTGGCGGAAGAGGAAGCCGTCGTCGGCCGCGTCGAGTCGGGTGGGAACGGGGGCGTAGTTTGCCGGTTCCAGCAGGTGGTTGCGCATGAACTTGAGGATGAGCGCCAGGTTGACGTGGACCGTGCCCTCCAGCTTGGGCAGGCCGCGGATCTCGACGGCCGCCTGGGCGAAGTAGGTGTCCTTCTCGAAGCCCTTGGCCGCGATGACGTCCCACATCAGGTCGATGACCTTCTCGCCCTCCGTGGTCACCTTCATCTTCGTCATCGGGTTGAAGAGCAGGTAGCGGCGGTCGTCCGGGCCCGCGGAGCGGAAGTAGTCGACGGCGCGGTCGCTGAACAGCTTCATTCCGACGAGGCGGACGTACGCGTCGGTCAGCTCGCGGCGCACGTGCGGGAAGGCGGTGACGGGGCGGCCGTAGAGGATGCGGCCCTGCGCGTGGGTGACGGCCTCGTACATCGCGTGCTCGCAGATGCCGATAGAGGCGGTGCAGAGGTTGAACTTGCCGACGTTGACGGTGTTGAGGGCGGCGTCGAAGGCGGCGCGGCCGGTGTGCAGGACGTCCTCGGCGCGGACCGGGTAGTCCGTGAGGCGGAACTCGCTGACGTACTTGGAGGAGTCGACGACGTTCTTCACCACCTCGTACGCGGGGTGGCGGCTGTCGGCCGCGAAGAAGACGTAGCCGTCCGGGCCCTCGATGTCGGTGCGGCGGCCGAAGACGGAGACGAGTCCGGCGGCGTTGCCGTTGCCGATGTAGTACTTCGACCCGGTCGCCCGGAAGCCGCCGCCGTCACCGTCACCGCCTCCGTCGGCAACCGGCTCCAGCAGCATGTCGGTGTGGTAGAGGTCCGCGCCGTGGGTCTTCTCGGACAGGCCGAACGCGAACACCTCCCCCGCGTCGAGGAGTCGCGCGGCCCGCTCACGGGCGGCCGCGTTGTCGCTCTGCCAGACGGGGCCGAGCCCGAGGATGGTGACCTGCCACGCGTACCAGTAGTCGAGGCCGTAGAACCCGAGGATCTCGTTGAGGGCGGCGATGCGCGCGGTGTCCCAGCGCTTGTCGGGCCCGTGCTGGCCGGCGGCCGGCTCCGGGGTCAGGAAGGTCGCGAAGAGCCCCTCCTTCGCGGAGAAGGCGAGGAAGTCCCCCAGCCAGGCACGGGTGCGGTAGTCCTCGATCAGCCGGCGCTTGCCGCGCTCCTCGAACCAGTCGACGGTCGCGCGCAGCAGCCGGCGGGTCTCGGGGTCGAAGTGCGCCGGGTCGTAGGTGCGCGGGTTGAACAGCAGCTGGTCGCTCATGGGCGTCCGCCTTCCGGTCTGAGGATGAGGGGTTCGGAAAAGTACGGAGAAGCAGGGGGGTGGAAGCGCTCGGCGGCGCCGGGTCAGGGAGCCGCCAGGCGGTGGAGCGTGGCCAGTACGTCTTCCAGCCAGGCGAGTTGCATGCGCTCGTAGGCGATGCCGCCGCGGAGCACGACGTGCTGGAGTTCCCGCCCGGCGTCGGCCGGATCCGGGGCCGGAGCCTCGGGTCCGGTGAAATCACGGAGCTCCCCCGCCAGGTAGTGCGTGAGCCGGTCGGCGTGCGTCCGGTGGTGCCGCTCGACCTCGCGGATCAGGCCGGCCGGATCGTCGAAGGCCGCACCGCGGATCTTCACGGCGAGCTCGTGGCGGACGGTGTCGGCCTGGATGGGCTCGTGGAGCCAGGCCGACAGGGCTGAGCGGCCGGCCGCGGTGACGGTGTACTCCTTCTTGTCCGGCCGGGTGCGCTGCGGCACTTCGCGGACGTGGAGCCGCCCGTCGACCTCCATGCGACTCAGCACGCGATAGATCTGCTGGTGGGTCGCGGTCCAGAAATAGCCGATGGACCGGTCGAACCGGCGGGCCAGTTCGTATCCGGATCCCGGCTGCTCCAGCAGGGAGACGAGGATCGCGTGCTCGAGTGCCATGCCCCCGATCTTTCTATGCAACTCGTTGCATAGACAAGCGCCGCCACACGGGTGAGACGCGGCTCACCCGCGCGCTCGGTTAGGGTCGGCGGGACAGCGCATCGTTTCCGAACCGACGAACCATCATGAGGAGCAGCCGTGAGCCAGCCGGCGTCCACCGCCCTGCAGCAGGAGATCGCCCGGGAGCTCCTCGTGGCCGAGAGCTTCGACGCCCGGCGCGAGATCGAGCGCCGGGTGGCGTTCCTCGCCGAGCGGCTCACCTCCACCGGCCTGCGCTCCCTGGTGCTCGGGATCAGCGGCGGGGTGGACTCCACCACGGCCGGCAGGCTCTGCCAACTCGCCGTGGAGCGGGCCCGCGCGGCCGGACACGAGGCGACGTTCTACGCCATGCGGCTGCCGTACGGGGTCCAGGCCGACGAGCGGGACGCCCAGCTCGCCCTCGGTTTCATCGACGCGGACCGGGTGCTGACCGTGGACGTGAAGCCCGCGAGCGACGCGGCCCTGGCCGCTTCCCTGGCCGGCGGGACCCTCTTCCGGGACGCCCACCACCAGGACTTCGTGCAGGGCAACATCAAGGCCCGTCAGCGCATGATCGCCCAGTACGCGGTGGCCGGCGCGCACGACGGCCTGGTCGTCGGCACCGACCACGCCGCCGAGGCGGTCTCCGGCTTCTTCACCAAGTTCGGCGACGGCGCGGCCGACGTGGTGCCGCTGACCGGGCTGACCAAGCGCCGGGTGCGGGCCTGCGCGGACGCCCTGGGCGCACCGGCCGAGCTGGTCTGGAAGACGCCCACGGCGGACCTGGAGACCCTCGATCCCGGCAAGGCCGACGAGGACGCGCTGGGCGTCACGTACGACGAGATCGACGACTTCCTGGAGGGCAAGCCGGTCGGGGAGCGTGCCTTCGACACGATCGTCCGCCGCTACCGCCTGACCGAGCACAAGCGGCAGCTGCCGATCGCGCCATAGTGGCGCCCGCGTCGGGGCGGCGGGCGTAAGGTCCGCCTCCTCCGGGTACTGGTCGGTCACGGCGAGCACCACCTTGCCCCGCCCGCCCCGGCGGTGCCGTTCCCACCCGAGGAGTCCCCGTGGCCGTCCTCAGTACGATCCTCGTGATCCTGGTGGCCTGGTGCGCCGCCAGCGTGATCACCGCCGCCCTGTACGTGGCCCTGCGCCACCACCACGTCCGCCTGCAGCGGGCGGCGCTGGCCGTGCCGGGCGCCAGGACGGGTCGCCCCGGCCACCTCCACCGGCCGCGCCGACCGCACCGGCACCACCTGCACCTCCGGCGACACCGGCCCGGTCACCCGTCCGGCCGGTCCGGCTGGGGCCGCCGGGTCCCCCCACAGGATCTCCAGGCGGGCTGAACCTCACGATCCGTGTTTGGCTGACCGCATGACGTCAGCCAGCGGAACCCCCTCCGGCTCGATGCCCGACGCCGCGTCCCGGCCCGTCGGCGGCGCGCCGGCGGGTCCGCCCGATCCCCGGCGCTGGTGGGCGCTCGCCGTCATCGGCCTGGCCCAGCTGATGGTCGTCCTCGACGCGACGATCGTGAACATCGCGCTCCCCTCTGCCCAGCGCGACCTGGGGATGTCGGACGGCAACCGGCAGTGGGTGATCACCGCCTACTCGCTGGCGTTCGGCGGGCTGCTCCTGCTGGGCGGACGCATCGCGGACCTCATCGGCCGCAGACGGGCGTTCGTCATCGGCCTGAGCGGATTCGCCCTGGCCTCCGCCCTGGGCGGCGCCGCGAGCGGACCGGGGATGCTCTTCGCGGCGCGGGCGCTGCAGGGCGTCTTCGCGGCGCTCCTCGCGCCGTGCGCCCTGTCGCTGCTGGCCACCACCTTCGACACCCCGAGGGAACGCGCCAAGGCCTTCGGCGTGTTCGCCGCGATCGCGAGCGGCGGCGGGGCCGTCGG contains:
- a CDS encoding MFS transporter, yielding MSTHGPAEAAAPEVPGPAHRDDGPDARRLRIVLITVCIALMAVIASVSGLNVAQPDLAVEFGASQGTVLWIINVYTLTLAALLLPLGALGDRLGRKPTLIAGLAVFGIASALAGLAPSVEVILAARLLSGVGAAMIMPITLAVITSTFPEEQRGRAIGVWTGVAGGGGILGMFLSAALVDVANWRYLFVLPVALVLVALVMSLRAVPDSRETPVHPFDTIGALTSVVAAAGLIFALQEGPERGWSDPATLTGLVAGLLGAVAFVARELRLRDAALLDLRLFRERGLAGGSLTLLMLFGVQAGIFVVLFPFLQAVLGWSGLRSTLALMPMAVAMMAASGLAPRLTPRIGARVTMATGVLLAGAGLALMAGIVSVDGGYLSVLPGMLAMGIGMGLAMTPSTEAITGSLPRERQGVASALNDVTREFGTALGVALLGPLLSAGYRSSIDGRLDGVPRGTADAAREGVANAVGAAEGAGPGARALLDAARESFVEGWQQAMWAGVAVMGVLFVHVLARGPKSPAPAPAGDPAADRTADPEVLSAR
- a CDS encoding GNAT family N-acetyltransferase, producing the protein MAAHWDAQPDACWIARDEEGLLGFVLGSLSYDEREDWGYLEWIALEERARGRGVASALVEHCCTALFAAGASRIITDVESGNAASAAMMRRNGFAEKVTVTLFVRPNPRERTGTASHSPQDPARSRLRRAARASGGPAT
- a CDS encoding SDR family oxidoreductase, with the translated sequence MGRRWLVTGCSSGLGHALATAAARAGDELAVTARKTADLEDLAAAWPGRIVPIPLELRDDASCEEAVRVAVQRLGGIDILVNNAAVGLFGAVEEVSDSELRDQLETLVVGPWRLARLVLPLMRAQGHGHILNVSSVVGRMAFPGLAAYTAGKHALEGMSRTLAMEAAPHNIRVTVIEPGMFATRYGTSMAEAAHRVPAYDATNREMLEGARGLADSPETGRPEYFAERVLDIVGVEGPTPLRIPVGDDAFGYIDAAEEVDRADHAAARLLVQGPPPQA
- a CDS encoding glycosyltransferase; protein product: MRILFTGPASVGHLFPMVPTAQALRAAGHQVLFAVSAPYEQLRRAGLPTVEIGDGSTLLDAFKRASNGSDLKFVTDGNSLEDTERQAAAGFAEHGRVTIDDLLALATAWRPDAIVHAAFQAAAPLVSAALGIPAVVHNFGVMSGFGMVGRLAGLLADEYTARGVEGPATHTVLDVIPASLGGDGTGWRVRYAPFNGGGSVPRDLLARGSRPRIAITLGTVVTAFAGVNPVARVVSEAASVDAEFLLAVGDTDLGPLGTLPGNVRALPWVPLAQLLETADAIVHHGGSGTMLTAAALGVPQLILPQGADHFINADAATGLGFALRATGDEVDAGLIDRLLGDEALRKGAAATRAEISALPSPADLVASFEAIGQPGRSEA
- a CDS encoding NAD(P)H-binding protein, whose product is MIVITAPTGRIGHRVLGTLAQGDHPLRVIARDPSRLDPAVRERVAVVRGSHSDPEVLAEAFEGADSVLWLVPPDSRAEDVLAHYLDFTRPACEAFKTSGVERVVAITSLGRAYGKPAGLLSPAFAMDRMIEGTGVDYRALAMPFFMENLLGQAASIAEGTFFTANAVHRPLATVATRDIAEAAAGLLLDGSWSGQDEVPLISGDSLTPEDMARTMSEVLERPVRALQTDLGMYRTTMAGYGMSDAWADGLAEMAAAQNDGIYDADHANQGRPAPTTFRQWCLEVLKPAVTA
- a CDS encoding TetR/AcrR family transcriptional regulator — protein: MESTDRSASAESNRERILAATAALLAEGGREAVSTRAVSTAAGVQAPTIYRLFGDKQGLLDAVAAHGFAVHLGQKAVLEPSGDPVEDLRTGWELNLSFGLANPALYALMYGEPRPGELPPAALAALEILGAHIHRIAEAGRLRIDEERATRLVYAVGGGATLALIATPEDRRDLSVSRLAREAVIAAITTDAPSATAPGPAGAAIALQALLPQTTGLTPGEQLLLGELLARIAGPACA
- a CDS encoding acyl-CoA dehydrogenase family protein, which produces MSDQLLFNPRTYDPAHFDPETRRLLRATVDWFEERGKRRLIEDYRTRAWLGDFLAFSAKEGLFATFLTPEPAAGQHGPDKRWDTARIAALNEILGFYGLDYWYAWQVTILGLGPVWQSDNAAARERAARLLDAGEVFAFGLSEKTHGADLYHTDMLLEPVADGGGDGDGGGFRATGSKYYIGNGNAAGLVSVFGRRTDIEGPDGYVFFAADSRHPAYEVVKNVVDSSKYVSEFRLTDYPVRAEDVLHTGRAAFDAALNTVNVGKFNLCTASIGICEHAMYEAVTHAQGRILYGRPVTAFPHVRRELTDAYVRLVGMKLFSDRAVDYFRSAGPDDRRYLLFNPMTKMKVTTEGEKVIDLMWDVIAAKGFEKDTYFAQAAVEIRGLPKLEGTVHVNLALILKFMRNHLLEPANYAPVPTRLDAADDGFLFRQGPARGLGSVRFHDWRPAYEAYAAVPNVARLREQADALCAFVETAAPDERQSRDLDLLLAVGQLFALVVHGQLVLEQARLTGLDEDVLDELFGVLVRDFSAHAVELHGKDSATADQQAWALGAVRRPAVDADRSARVWARVEALAGAYEMKA
- a CDS encoding PadR family transcriptional regulator, which produces MALEHAILVSLLEQPGSGYELARRFDRSIGYFWTATHQQIYRVLSRMEVDGRLHVREVPQRTRPDKKEYTVTAAGRSALSAWLHEPIQADTVRHELAVKIRGAAFDDPAGLIREVERHHRTHADRLTHYLAGELRDFTGPEAPAPDPADAGRELQHVVLRGGIAYERMQLAWLEDVLATLHRLAAP
- the nadE gene encoding ammonia-dependent NAD(+) synthetase, giving the protein MSQPASTALQQEIARELLVAESFDARREIERRVAFLAERLTSTGLRSLVLGISGGVDSTTAGRLCQLAVERARAAGHEATFYAMRLPYGVQADERDAQLALGFIDADRVLTVDVKPASDAALAASLAGGTLFRDAHHQDFVQGNIKARQRMIAQYAVAGAHDGLVVGTDHAAEAVSGFFTKFGDGAADVVPLTGLTKRRVRACADALGAPAELVWKTPTADLETLDPGKADEDALGVTYDEIDDFLEGKPVGERAFDTIVRRYRLTEHKRQLPIAP